The following are from one region of the Hydrogenimonas sp. SS33 genome:
- a CDS encoding O-antigen ligase family protein, whose product MTSSLNTHFTNQIISFALNLSFVLYAALLPFSYAFSIHTGPIFLLLLWLAEGNMRKKKKILLRNKAILFFLLFFIVHICSLLWSHHFHTALHTLKFYFTILVIISILYTSLQRSFIPYILIAFLLSMFVSEVLLYGVFFEWWHFKNASSANPSPIMHHIFYSIFVAVTILLLLWQIFNPKISYKIKILELFFLISTTTNLFLNGGRTGQLGFIFALFVFTINLFGFKKKYLLATSAILAILFISGYRLSPVFHAKVHQGVSDIQKMMHGDLNTSWGLRVAMKKVGFQIVKDHPLLGVGVGDVLATFQSYLQKSKEKKYAFLFTVNHVHDQWLQILLQTGIIGLAFFILFLLHLFKIPFDDPLTKATFHAILTIFIVAFFTDVPLRNFTAALFGFIIGFFLAISRLHTHPEEVKL is encoded by the coding sequence TTGACAAGTTCTCTGAATACACACTTTACAAATCAGATCATATCTTTTGCTTTAAATCTCTCCTTTGTTTTATATGCCGCACTGTTACCTTTCTCCTATGCGTTCAGTATTCATACCGGTCCAATTTTCCTGCTTCTCTTATGGCTGGCAGAAGGCAATATGCGAAAAAAAAAGAAAATCCTTCTGCGCAACAAGGCAATTCTCTTTTTTTTACTTTTTTTTATTGTCCATATTTGCTCTTTGTTGTGGAGCCACCATTTTCATACCGCTTTGCATACGCTGAAATTCTATTTTACAATCTTGGTCATTATTTCCATACTGTATACATCTCTCCAACGATCGTTCATCCCCTATATCCTCATCGCTTTTCTTCTTTCCATGTTTGTCAGTGAAGTGCTTCTTTACGGTGTCTTCTTTGAATGGTGGCATTTCAAAAATGCATCCAGTGCCAATCCCTCCCCAATCATGCACCATATTTTTTACAGCATTTTTGTCGCTGTGACCATCCTGCTGCTTCTTTGGCAGATTTTCAATCCTAAAATATCCTACAAAATCAAAATCTTGGAACTCTTTTTCCTCATCTCTACAACAACCAACCTCTTTCTTAACGGTGGACGCACAGGCCAACTCGGTTTCATCTTTGCCCTATTCGTTTTCACGATCAATCTATTTGGCTTTAAGAAAAAATATCTCCTGGCAACATCAGCAATATTGGCAATCCTTTTTATATCGGGTTATAGATTGTCCCCCGTTTTTCATGCCAAAGTGCATCAGGGGGTTTCAGATATTCAAAAGATGATGCACGGTGATCTAAACACATCATGGGGACTCAGGGTAGCCATGAAAAAAGTGGGGTTTCAAATCGTTAAAGATCATCCACTGCTTGGTGTCGGAGTCGGAGACGTTCTTGCGACATTTCAATCCTACCTCCAAAAATCAAAAGAAAAAAAGTATGCTTTTTTGTTTACCGTCAACCATGTTCACGACCAATGGCTACAAATTCTTCTACAAACCGGCATCATCGGACTCGCCTTTTTCATCCTCTTCCTTCTACATCTTTTCAAAATACCCTTTGATGACCCTCTGACAAAAGCCACCTTTCACGCGATACTCACCATATTCATCGTTGCATTTTTCACCGATGTACCGTTGAGAAATTTTACGGCGGCACTTTTCGGTTTTATCATCGGCTTCTTTCTCGCCATAAGCCGCCTGCACACACATCCTGAGGAAGTCAAACTATGA
- a CDS encoding glycosyltransferase family 2 protein: MKASVIVTTYNWPEALLLTLNSLLRQSRLPDEVIVADDGSGETTAEVIEKFADQAPFPVIHARQEDEGFRLAMSRNRAIAKAESDYIIVIDGDLILHNAFVEDHLKNARPGRYLQGGRVLLGEKITKKLFEGTFDPKRLGPLSPDLKNRKNALHSRFLSRLFLAPNTALKGIKGCNFSLYKEDILTVNGFDNRFVGWGREDSEFVARLYKAGMQRQNLKFAAVAFHLYHPENARAALPQNDRRLQRTLEGGNFRCEDGIERFLQKGER; this comes from the coding sequence ATGAAAGCCTCTGTCATCGTCACGACCTACAACTGGCCCGAAGCGCTCTTGCTGACCTTAAACTCCCTGCTGCGCCAGAGCCGTCTGCCCGATGAGGTGATCGTCGCCGACGACGGCTCCGGCGAAACGACGGCCGAGGTAATAGAAAAGTTTGCAGACCAAGCCCCCTTTCCCGTCATCCACGCCCGGCAGGAAGATGAGGGCTTCAGACTCGCAATGTCCCGCAACCGCGCCATCGCAAAAGCCGAAAGCGACTACATCATCGTCATCGACGGCGACCTCATCCTGCACAACGCCTTCGTGGAAGACCATCTGAAAAACGCCCGGCCGGGGCGGTATCTGCAGGGAGGCCGCGTGCTGCTGGGTGAAAAAATCACGAAAAAACTCTTTGAAGGCACATTCGACCCTAAACGGCTCGGCCCCCTTTCGCCCGACCTCAAAAACCGCAAAAACGCGCTGCACAGCCGGTTTCTCTCCAGGCTCTTTCTGGCACCGAACACCGCTTTGAAAGGGATAAAAGGGTGCAACTTTTCCCTCTATAAGGAAGACATTCTCACCGTCAACGGTTTTGACAACCGGTTTGTCGGGTGGGGCCGCGAAGACAGCGAATTTGTCGCCAGGCTGTACAAAGCGGGCATGCAGCGCCAAAACCTCAAATTCGCCGCCGTCGCCTTTCACCTCTACCACCCCGAAAACGCACGGGCCGCTCTGCCGCAGAACGACCGGAGGCTGCAAAGAACACTTGAGGGCGGCAACTTTCGGTGCGAAGACGGCATCGAGCGTTTTTTGCAAAAGGGTGAAAGATGA
- the gmhA gene encoding D-sedoheptulose 7-phosphate isomerase has protein sequence MLTVIEKELEAHRRVLEDTVAGLQHFIYTAGVIVTEALERGNKVLLCGNGGSAADAQHIAAELTGRYKIERHPLPGIALTTDTSALTAIGNDYGYEQVFARQVAALAKEGDVLVGISTSGNSTNVIYALETAAEMGCKTIGLSGKGGGKMNDVCDLNIIVPSDDTARIQEMHILIGHILCQLVDNEYR, from the coding sequence ATGTTGACAGTCATCGAAAAAGAGCTGGAAGCCCACCGAAGAGTGCTGGAAGATACGGTCGCCGGGTTGCAGCATTTCATCTATACCGCCGGCGTCATCGTCACCGAGGCGCTGGAGCGGGGAAACAAGGTGCTGCTCTGCGGCAACGGCGGCAGCGCGGCGGACGCCCAGCATATCGCGGCGGAGCTGACGGGGCGCTACAAGATCGAACGCCATCCCCTGCCGGGCATCGCCCTGACGACCGACACGTCGGCCCTGACCGCCATCGGCAACGATTATGGCTACGAGCAGGTGTTTGCAAGGCAGGTGGCGGCACTGGCGAAAGAGGGGGATGTGCTTGTCGGCATCTCCACCAGCGGCAACAGTACCAATGTCATCTACGCCCTGGAGACGGCGGCCGAGATGGGATGCAAAACCATCGGCCTCAGCGGCAAGGGGGGCGGCAAAATGAACGATGTGTGCGACCTCAACATCATCGTCCCCTCCGACGACACGGCACGAATTCAGGAGATGCACATTCTCATTGGCCATATTTTGTGCCAATTGGTAGATAACGAGTACCGGTGA
- the murI gene encoding glutamate racemase, whose translation MKKLLRIGIFDSGAGGLTVVKSILEHRFFDEIVYYGDTARVPYGTKDPATITRYALEALEFFKNFDLDLLVTACNSVSAHALPEMRANADFPVYGVIDPGIRALRNSGLDPSARILILGTRATVQSGRYQQGIEAAGYSNIEAVSPSLFVPVVEEGLFEGPVLKSVMEHYFKDIETPDAVILGCTHFPLIADAIRDYFPNAPLMIHSGEAIAEHLQEEGYTPHRVEKSDLKIFASENPDNLKAIAKKWLQQ comes from the coding sequence ATGAAAAAACTATTACGCATCGGCATTTTCGACAGCGGCGCCGGCGGGCTGACCGTCGTCAAGAGTATTCTGGAGCATCGTTTTTTCGATGAAATCGTCTACTACGGCGATACGGCGCGGGTCCCCTACGGCACCAAGGATCCGGCGACGATCACCCGTTATGCCCTGGAAGCGCTGGAGTTTTTCAAAAATTTCGACCTCGACCTGCTGGTAACCGCCTGCAACTCCGTCAGCGCCCATGCTCTTCCCGAAATGCGGGCCAATGCCGATTTTCCCGTCTACGGCGTCATCGACCCCGGCATCAGGGCGCTGCGAAACAGCGGGCTCGACCCCTCCGCCCGCATTCTCATTCTCGGAACCCGCGCCACGGTGCAAAGCGGCCGCTATCAGCAGGGTATCGAAGCCGCCGGCTACAGCAACATCGAAGCGGTCTCTCCCTCGCTTTTCGTTCCCGTCGTCGAAGAGGGTCTCTTCGAAGGGCCGGTGCTGAAAAGCGTCATGGAGCACTATTTCAAAGATATCGAAACACCCGATGCCGTCATTCTCGGCTGCACCCACTTCCCCCTCATCGCCGACGCCATTCGCGACTACTTCCCCAACGCCCCCCTCATGATCCATTCGGGAGAGGCGATCGCAGAGCATCTGCAGGAAGAGGGCTATACGCCTCACCGGGTCGAAAAGAGCGATCTGAAAATCTTTGCCTCGGAAAATCCCGACAATCTCAAAGCTATCGCCAAAAAATGGCTGCAGCAATGA
- a CDS encoding glycosyltransferase family 9 protein, giving the protein MKILIELPTWLGDAVMTTPALENLYGAYPQAHITLVGSYVATEALKAHPRVGRVIVDKTKFGGFRPFNIYRLAKEIGAHDLALSFRSHLGSKLLLSLTGSQKIYQYKKSTHNPLPATHSAPSGAFHQVQRYQAFIDTVTGRQDTPGPLRLDWPKRGYEKPTLGINPGATYGSAKRWYPDKFAEVAAALSKRFDIVIFGGPGETDIAKDIEAALAEKGVENVVNMAGKTTIPELCGAIGGLSLFITGDSGPMHIAAAYQVPTVALFGPTKYKETSQWMNPRSAIVRRDMACAPCMKRTCPLRHHACMKEITPQEVVEAAYTLLKNGR; this is encoded by the coding sequence ATGAAGATTCTCATAGAACTTCCCACATGGCTTGGGGATGCCGTCATGACCACCCCGGCACTGGAAAATCTCTATGGCGCCTACCCCCAGGCCCACATCACCCTGGTCGGCTCCTACGTCGCCACCGAAGCGCTCAAGGCCCATCCGCGTGTCGGGCGGGTCATCGTCGACAAAACAAAATTCGGCGGTTTCCGCCCCTTCAATATCTACCGGCTCGCCAAAGAGATCGGAGCCCACGACCTGGCCCTGAGCTTCCGCAGCCACCTTGGCTCGAAACTCCTGCTCAGCCTCACCGGTTCACAAAAAATCTATCAATACAAAAAATCTACCCACAACCCGCTACCCGCTACCCACTCGGCTCCTTCGGGAGCCTTTCACCAGGTCCAACGCTACCAGGCCTTCATCGACACCGTCACAGGGCGGCAGGACACCCCCGGCCCCCTTCGCCTCGACTGGCCGAAAAGAGGATACGAAAAACCGACACTGGGCATCAACCCGGGCGCCACCTACGGCAGCGCCAAACGCTGGTATCCCGACAAATTCGCCGAAGTGGCGGCCGCTCTGTCAAAGCGCTTCGATATCGTCATCTTCGGCGGCCCCGGCGAAACGGATATCGCCAAAGACATCGAAGCGGCCCTGGCCGAAAAAGGGGTGGAAAATGTGGTGAACATGGCAGGCAAAACGACCATCCCGGAACTCTGCGGCGCCATCGGGGGGCTTTCGCTCTTCATTACCGGCGACAGCGGCCCCATGCACATTGCTGCCGCCTACCAGGTCCCCACCGTCGCCCTCTTCGGGCCGACAAAGTACAAAGAGACCTCCCAATGGATGAACCCGCGAAGCGCCATCGTCCGCCGCGACATGGCATGCGCCCCCTGCATGAAGCGCACCTGCCCCCTCAGGCACCACGCCTGCATGAAAGAGATCACCCCGCAAGAGGTCGTGGAGGCGGCCTATACTCTGCTTAAAAACGGCAGATAA
- a CDS encoding glycosyltransferase: MKTEPLSDNRPPRIVLFNMTLSGGAGNYIVTLANALAKEGAQTHIVIYKDAVDYPIPEGVRFHRLVPENRGDLKRQLQNLLKSLQPVDLILSNSTPSNKILSALHLPNAMHVVHSAETKTYRGLFAPLKAWWRRRTYRKLYSKKHLVTVSKGLETYIVDTLGARPLSIRTLYNPFDFEMIRRQAEMPDPEIPDEPYIIHVGRLDMRSKRHDILLEAFKRADIPHKLVIVGEGKDREKIEKIIHSLKLEERVIMTGFKANPYSWIRHADLLVLSSDFEGFPRTLVEAAIIGTPIVSTDCPTGPNELLRDELSAYLTPVGNSKALAETIERAFYHYPTFKKAELSRFGQHQIVSHILSFAKDLS; this comes from the coding sequence ATGAAAACAGAGCCTTTATCCGATAACCGACCGCCGCGCATCGTACTTTTCAACATGACCCTCTCCGGAGGGGCGGGAAACTACATCGTCACGTTGGCGAACGCCCTGGCCAAAGAGGGTGCCCAAACCCATATCGTCATCTACAAAGATGCCGTCGATTATCCGATCCCCGAAGGGGTCCGCTTCCATAGGCTCGTACCCGAAAACAGGGGCGATCTCAAACGGCAGCTGCAAAACCTGCTGAAATCTCTGCAGCCGGTCGACCTGATTCTCTCCAACTCCACACCGTCGAACAAAATCCTCTCTGCACTCCATCTTCCCAATGCGATGCACGTGGTCCACAGTGCGGAGACCAAAACCTACCGCGGCCTCTTCGCTCCCCTCAAAGCGTGGTGGCGCCGTCGCACCTATCGGAAACTCTACTCCAAAAAACACCTCGTCACCGTTTCCAAAGGGTTGGAAACCTACATCGTCGACACCCTCGGCGCCCGTCCCCTCTCCATCCGCACCCTCTACAACCCTTTCGATTTCGAAATGATCCGCCGACAGGCCGAAATGCCCGATCCCGAAATTCCCGACGAACCCTACATTATTCATGTCGGCCGGCTGGATATGAGAAGCAAACGACACGACATCCTTTTAGAAGCCTTTAAAAGAGCCGATATTCCGCATAAACTGGTTATCGTCGGAGAGGGAAAAGATCGTGAAAAGATCGAAAAGATCATCCATTCACTGAAGCTGGAAGAACGGGTCATCATGACAGGATTTAAAGCCAATCCCTATTCGTGGATTCGCCATGCCGACCTGCTGGTCCTTTCTTCCGATTTTGAAGGATTTCCCAGAACACTTGTCGAAGCAGCCATTATCGGCACCCCCATTGTCAGTACCGATTGCCCGACAGGTCCAAATGAACTATTACGTGATGAATTGTCGGCATATTTGACACCGGTGGGCAATTCGAAAGCCCTGGCAGAAACCATTGAAAGGGCGTTCTACCATTATCCCACTTTTAAAAAAGCGGAACTTTCCCGTTTTGGCCAGCATCAAATCGTTTCACATATTCTTAGCTTTGCCAAGGATCTGTCTTGA
- a CDS encoding sulfatase-like hydrolase/transferase has translation MNAPIERLKLFFKINFLITSLFFLAFLLFNKETQTLYFTIPATISTAALLYLLYYLLLRPFFRFYRVILPLMAALFIATNYLLLFDFFLFRIWKFHINAMVLNIIFSPAAYDSIQIGYGPPLVTALYLIVFTTLELRLIRFIARHDNALSGWNRRFNRTVLPAVIVLALWEKVYYGLQNMKANDTILESVKPIPLYQPLTFARFASRYLGIEKVERHSANLATRKDAKVRYPLEPVKIANPHPVPIFIFGSDAVRAEMIRPDIMPNITAFSKEALFYRGAISGGNCTRFGLFSFFYGLNAPYWFAFLHAKKGPVLFRVLKRLGYQVGIFYSTDTRWPEFRQTIFYDVRADIHDRMPGLPWQMDRRLSEKWSKWIDERNLSKPIFSFLFLDAPHGRSYPKEAAIFQPDGGGRTNYTTASAKDRTELFNQYKNAIHYDDALLGKMLDKLKEKGLYDRSVIVFMSDHGEEFFEHGHFSHNNAFDKEQTNASLVIKLPGRPPRRIDKLASSIDVIPSLLKYLGVKNDLSSFSNARYLFSKTYRRSFATCGNWYHNAIITPAYIYVFSNLPNEIWRTKIYGTADYRPVRHPKDANRSRMILEVLNENRAFIR, from the coding sequence ATGAACGCACCCATCGAACGACTGAAACTCTTTTTCAAGATCAATTTTCTCATCACCAGCCTCTTCTTTCTCGCCTTTCTCCTGTTCAACAAAGAGACGCAAACCCTCTATTTCACCATTCCCGCAACCATCTCGACCGCCGCGTTGCTCTATCTGCTCTATTACCTGCTGCTGCGCCCCTTTTTCCGTTTCTACCGCGTCATTCTTCCCCTGATGGCAGCCCTTTTCATCGCAACGAACTATCTGCTGCTTTTCGATTTCTTCCTTTTTCGCATCTGGAAATTTCACATCAACGCCATGGTGCTCAACATCATCTTCTCCCCGGCGGCCTACGATAGCATCCAAATAGGCTACGGCCCGCCGCTGGTTACGGCCCTCTACCTCATCGTTTTCACCACCCTCGAACTCCGGCTCATCCGTTTCATCGCCCGGCACGATAATGCGCTTTCGGGCTGGAACCGCCGCTTCAACCGGACGGTACTGCCCGCCGTCATCGTTCTCGCCCTATGGGAAAAGGTCTATTACGGCCTGCAGAACATGAAAGCCAACGATACTATCCTCGAAAGTGTCAAACCCATTCCCCTCTACCAGCCGCTCACCTTCGCACGGTTTGCCAGCAGATACCTCGGCATCGAAAAGGTCGAGCGCCACTCTGCCAACCTGGCAACCCGCAAAGACGCCAAAGTCCGCTATCCCCTCGAACCCGTCAAAATCGCGAACCCCCACCCCGTCCCCATCTTCATTTTCGGCTCCGATGCGGTCCGTGCCGAGATGATCAGACCCGATATCATGCCCAACATCACCGCTTTTTCCAAAGAGGCCCTCTTCTACCGGGGCGCCATATCCGGCGGCAACTGCACCCGTTTCGGGCTTTTCAGTTTCTTCTACGGCCTCAACGCCCCCTACTGGTTCGCCTTTCTGCATGCCAAAAAGGGGCCGGTACTCTTCCGTGTGCTCAAACGGCTCGGATACCAGGTGGGCATCTTCTACAGCACCGACACCCGCTGGCCGGAGTTCAGACAGACGATTTTTTACGACGTCAGGGCAGACATCCACGACCGCATGCCCGGCCTTCCGTGGCAGATGGACAGGCGACTCAGTGAAAAATGGTCGAAGTGGATCGACGAACGGAACCTCTCCAAACCCATCTTCTCTTTTCTCTTCCTAGATGCGCCCCACGGCCGCTCCTACCCCAAGGAGGCGGCCATTTTCCAGCCCGACGGCGGCGGAAGAACCAACTACACCACCGCAAGCGCCAAGGACAGAACCGAACTCTTCAACCAGTACAAAAATGCCATCCACTACGATGACGCGCTCCTTGGGAAAATGCTCGACAAACTCAAAGAAAAGGGGCTTTACGACCGATCGGTCATCGTCTTCATGTCCGATCACGGGGAGGAGTTTTTCGAACATGGCCATTTCAGCCACAACAATGCCTTCGACAAAGAACAGACCAACGCTTCGCTTGTCATCAAACTTCCGGGCCGGCCACCCAGACGTATCGACAAACTCGCATCGTCCATCGACGTCATCCCCTCTTTGCTCAAATACCTGGGCGTCAAAAACGACCTTTCTTCTTTCTCCAATGCCCGGTATCTCTTCTCCAAAACCTATCGCCGCAGCTTCGCCACCTGCGGCAACTGGTACCATAACGCCATCATCACACCCGCCTATATCTACGTCTTTTCCAATCTCCCCAACGAAATATGGCGGACAAAAATCTATGGAACCGCCGACTATCGCCCCGTTCGCCACCCCAAAGACGCCAACCGCAGCCGTATGATCCTGGAGGTTTTGAATGAAAACAGAGCCTTTATCCGATAA
- a CDS encoding glycosyltransferase family 4 protein — translation MKKVCFIRRQHNPFGGVERYFERLVVEMKRRENFDVEILHITQPGWMPSWIKLPYYDFQVCRKRKKECIYFSNDRLSCLDIHRAGGGTHKTFLKVKGFTLNPLHPVYLWLEKRTLQNSRQIIAISEMVKRNIIDDYGIDEKKITVVYNGIDLEEISQKEMDRRKEKVLKEFGIERNLPLILYVGSGYERKGVWEFLEILSRLHSPFHAFVVGKEKNLQKYIRRADALGIAEHVTFAGPRRDVENFYCASDIFLFPTRYEPFGSVVLEAMHYGNAVITTRQCGAGEILEMEPLMQTSEDFNIAAFIEELLQNPSRLEKIKSRNRSLAENYSMKRNVDETLAVIEKVTD, via the coding sequence ATGAAAAAGGTCTGTTTCATCCGTCGCCAGCACAACCCTTTCGGCGGCGTGGAGCGCTATTTCGAACGGCTGGTCGTGGAGATGAAGCGCCGGGAAAATTTCGATGTGGAAATTTTGCATATCACGCAACCCGGGTGGATGCCTTCGTGGATCAAACTCCCCTATTACGATTTTCAGGTATGCCGGAAAAGGAAAAAAGAGTGCATCTATTTCTCCAATGACCGGCTCTCCTGCCTCGATATTCACCGTGCGGGCGGCGGTACCCACAAAACCTTTCTGAAAGTCAAAGGGTTCACACTCAATCCTCTTCATCCCGTCTATCTCTGGCTGGAGAAGAGAACACTCCAAAACAGCCGCCAAATCATCGCGATCTCCGAAATGGTCAAACGCAACATCATCGACGACTACGGTATCGACGAAAAAAAGATCACCGTCGTCTACAACGGCATCGACCTGGAAGAGATTTCCCAAAAGGAGATGGACAGAAGAAAAGAAAAAGTCCTCAAAGAGTTCGGCATAGAAAGAAATCTGCCTCTCATTCTCTATGTGGGCAGCGGTTACGAACGCAAAGGGGTTTGGGAATTCCTCGAAATCCTCTCCCGCCTGCATTCACCTTTCCACGCCTTTGTTGTGGGCAAAGAGAAAAATCTGCAGAAATATATCCGTCGGGCCGATGCCCTCGGCATCGCCGAACATGTCACCTTCGCAGGCCCCCGCAGGGATGTGGAGAATTTCTATTGCGCATCCGACATCTTTCTCTTTCCGACACGCTACGAACCTTTCGGCAGTGTGGTGCTGGAAGCGATGCATTACGGCAATGCCGTCATTACGACCCGACAGTGCGGCGCCGGTGAAATTCTGGAGATGGAGCCGCTGATGCAAACTTCCGAAGACTTCAACATCGCAGCCTTCATCGAAGAGCTGCTCCAAAACCCTTCCAGGCTCGAAAAGATCAAGAGTCGCAACCGAAGCCTGGCCGAAAACTACTCCATGAAACGCAATGTCGATGAAACCCTTGCGGTCATCGAAAAGGTGACGGATTGA
- a CDS encoding glycosyltransferase family 2 protein, which produces MVEAVSVTILTKNSEKYLAECLDALQAFDEVLILDNGSEDATLSIAGRYRNVTIVEHPFIGFGPMKNLAAQRARNDWIFSVDSDEIVTPQLLDSIRSLDPNARNRVYSMNRLNHYRGKPVRCCGWYPDEVARLYNRTHTRFSDAMVHESLVMEPDTRKEHLEGLIFHYPFDSAAALIEKMQRYSTLYAREHKSASSPAKAFWRASFSFLKNYLFRRGFLCGYEGLLISVSNANGVFYKYIKLYEKESEKRG; this is translated from the coding sequence GTGGTTGAAGCCGTCAGTGTGACGATATTGACGAAAAACTCGGAAAAATATCTTGCCGAATGTCTCGATGCGCTGCAGGCGTTTGATGAGGTACTCATTCTGGACAACGGTTCGGAGGATGCAACCCTCTCCATCGCCGGGCGCTATCGCAATGTCACGATTGTCGAGCATCCCTTCATCGGCTTCGGTCCCATGAAAAATCTGGCGGCCCAAAGGGCCCGAAACGACTGGATTTTCAGTGTCGACAGCGATGAAATCGTGACACCGCAGCTTCTGGACTCCATCCGAAGCCTGGACCCGAATGCGAGAAACCGGGTCTATTCGATGAACCGTCTCAACCACTACCGGGGCAAACCGGTCCGCTGCTGCGGATGGTACCCGGATGAAGTGGCAAGGCTCTACAACCGCACCCATACCCGTTTCAGCGATGCGATGGTCCATGAAAGCCTGGTCATGGAACCCGACACCCGGAAGGAGCACCTTGAAGGGCTGATTTTCCACTACCCCTTCGACAGTGCCGCCGCGTTGATCGAGAAGATGCAGCGCTACTCCACCCTCTACGCCCGTGAGCACAAGAGCGCCTCCTCTCCCGCCAAAGCGTTCTGGCGGGCATCTTTTTCCTTTTTGAAAAACTACCTCTTTCGCCGGGGCTTCCTCTGCGGTTACGAAGGGCTTCTCATAAGCGTTTCCAACGCCAACGGCGTCTTCTACAAATATATCAAACTCTACGAAAAAGAGTCGGAGAAGCGGGGATGA
- a CDS encoding YrbL family protein, whose product MNKPIKIDPALFIGDGTERLCYLHPENHGLCIKIPRSSELMKQHRHDLKIYAKLAKRKRLFRHIAPFLGTVKTDRGEGLLFETVRNPDESTAISLLHYLYHMPEKIDEAMIEALRELETFIKRERIVLKDPSPSNLLYKKEGSGGRFVIIDGIDLTPFPIYADFRVSKQWEKVLRRVYRESARHPKLRTLLARAWPGLFSQVKP is encoded by the coding sequence TTGAATAAACCCATCAAAATTGACCCGGCCCTCTTCATCGGTGACGGGACGGAACGGCTCTGTTACCTGCATCCCGAAAACCACGGGCTCTGTATTAAAATCCCCCGCTCATCCGAACTAATGAAACAGCACCGTCACGACCTCAAAATCTATGCGAAACTGGCAAAAAGAAAGCGCCTTTTTCGCCACATCGCCCCTTTTTTGGGTACGGTCAAGACCGACAGAGGCGAAGGGCTGCTTTTCGAAACGGTCCGCAACCCTGACGAAAGCACGGCGATCAGTCTGCTGCACTATCTCTACCATATGCCAGAGAAGATCGACGAAGCGATGATCGAAGCCCTGCGGGAGTTGGAAACCTTCATCAAAAGAGAGCGGATCGTTCTCAAAGATCCGAGTCCCTCCAACCTTCTTTACAAAAAAGAGGGATCCGGCGGGCGTTTCGTCATCATCGACGGCATCGACCTGACACCCTTTCCGATCTATGCGGATTTCAGAGTCTCGAAGCAGTGGGAGAAAGTGCTTCGCCGCGTCTATCGCGAAAGTGCCCGCCATCCGAAACTTCGTACACTTCTGGCCCGGGCGTGGCCCGGGCTTTTTTCACAGGTAAAACCATGA